One window of the Pedobacter ginsengisoli genome contains the following:
- a CDS encoding polysialyltransferase family glycosyltransferase, translating to MKNIFLVHSPITFLVSKAVITHLGIPDKDVLIITNAFTNKDHNFKMVDISSFYNSNSKIGTIINSFKFFNRNKLIDSIIRDFVGSEKFTAYVPVLNYLEKVVVTHEKCINFNFIEEGLVHYFPEETIDSHTVAYARDSWRTSSFDLKRMIPAILSLLRGYSPRLQSLPFSYSCYANFKQVNFFGITEEVFPLINQSKKHTVKISDDRTLQSNGYNFNNSIVYIGDCCVDFYYYSCELYLRGIEQGVIKYLIKNNIKQIFIKFHRLESEFVRQAQRDLYTKFNIQIQEISNPTIMELELNKSINSILFGTYSSLLYYASIMGHKAYSIYDLLEDKDKYKGMIGRNMDFYWEKVTLLKNDE from the coding sequence GTGAAAAATATTTTTTTAGTCCATTCTCCAATTACGTTTTTAGTATCAAAGGCGGTTATCACTCATCTTGGCATTCCAGACAAGGATGTTCTGATAATCACTAATGCCTTTACAAACAAAGATCATAATTTTAAAATGGTTGATATCAGCTCATTTTACAATAGTAACAGTAAAATAGGGACTATTATTAATAGCTTTAAATTTTTCAATAGAAATAAGTTAATTGATTCAATAATAAGAGATTTCGTGGGATCAGAGAAATTTACTGCATATGTTCCGGTATTAAACTACCTTGAGAAAGTTGTAGTCACCCATGAGAAATGTATAAATTTCAATTTTATAGAAGAGGGATTAGTTCATTATTTCCCTGAAGAAACAATCGATAGCCACACTGTAGCATATGCCAGAGATTCATGGCGTACTTCGAGTTTCGATTTGAAACGAATGATCCCCGCTATTCTATCATTGTTAAGAGGGTATAGCCCCCGATTACAATCATTGCCCTTTTCATACTCATGTTATGCGAATTTTAAACAAGTCAATTTTTTCGGGATTACAGAAGAGGTTTTTCCGCTGATAAACCAATCAAAAAAGCATACAGTAAAAATTTCCGATGACAGAACTTTGCAATCAAATGGTTATAATTTCAATAATTCAATAGTTTATATTGGGGACTGCTGTGTTGATTTTTATTATTATAGCTGTGAATTATATTTACGTGGAATTGAACAAGGTGTTATTAAATACTTAATAAAAAATAACATAAAACAAATTTTTATAAAATTTCATCGTTTAGAAAGTGAATTCGTTAGGCAGGCGCAGAGAGATTTATATACTAAGTTTAATATTCAGATTCAGGAAATCTCCAACCCCACAATAATGGAACTTGAATTAAATAAATCAATCAATTCTATTTTATTTGGCACCTATTCAAGCTTACTCTATTATGCAAGCATAATGGGCCACAAGGCCTATTCAATTTATGATCTTTTAGAAGATAAGGACAAGTATAAAGGAATGATTGGCCGTAATATGGATTTCTATTGGGAAAAAGTTACTTTATTAAAGAATGATGAATAA
- the pseI gene encoding pseudaminic acid synthase — MKIGNHEIGTGRTYIIAELSANHNHSFETAVKTIEAAAKAGADAIKLQTYTADTITIDCNTKDFSTKEDGPWAGQTLYELYQKAYTPWEWHADLQKVAQENNLDFFSSPFDPTAVEFLEKLNVPAYKIASFEITDIPLIELVSSKGKPVIISTGIASEEDIELALDTCKRMGNDQVILLKCTSSYPAPIEEANMSMVKDMAEKYGVLTGLSDHTIGSTVPIVSVCFGAKVIEKHFILDRSIGGPDASFSMNVQEFTEMVKAVREAEKAIGGIDYSLNEKQQNSRSSSRSLYVVEDIKAGEVVTAGNVRSIRPGFGLHPKYYKEILGKKVIRNLKKGDRLSLDDVNQ, encoded by the coding sequence ATGAAAATAGGGAATCATGAAATAGGAACGGGAAGAACCTATATAATTGCTGAATTGTCAGCTAATCATAACCATTCTTTTGAAACCGCAGTTAAAACAATTGAGGCCGCAGCAAAAGCAGGGGCCGATGCTATAAAACTGCAAACGTATACAGCTGATACGATTACGATAGATTGTAATACCAAAGATTTCTCCACAAAGGAAGATGGCCCTTGGGCGGGACAAACTTTATATGAATTATATCAAAAGGCATATACACCGTGGGAGTGGCACGCTGACTTACAAAAAGTTGCCCAAGAAAATAACCTGGATTTTTTTTCTTCTCCATTTGACCCTACAGCGGTAGAATTTCTGGAAAAATTAAATGTTCCAGCCTATAAGATAGCTTCGTTCGAGATCACTGACATTCCTTTAATTGAACTGGTTTCTTCAAAAGGAAAACCAGTAATTATTTCAACTGGAATCGCTTCAGAAGAGGATATCGAGCTAGCTTTAGATACTTGCAAAAGAATGGGCAATGATCAGGTTATCTTGTTGAAGTGTACATCTTCTTATCCAGCTCCCATTGAAGAAGCAAATATGAGCATGGTTAAAGACATGGCAGAAAAATATGGTGTTTTAACAGGACTTTCCGATCATACTATTGGCAGTACGGTGCCAATAGTTTCTGTTTGCTTTGGTGCAAAGGTAATTGAAAAGCACTTTATCTTGGACAGGTCAATAGGCGGACCTGACGCATCCTTTTCTATGAATGTACAAGAATTTACCGAAATGGTAAAAGCTGTGAGGGAGGCTGAAAAAGCAATTGGAGGGATAGATTATTCTCTAAATGAAAAACAACAGAATAGCAGAAGCTCTTCTAGATCCTTGTACGTTGTTGAAGACATTAAAGCAGGCGAAGTGGTTACTGCTGGAAATGTACGGTCGATACGTCCTGGTTTCGGATTACATCCTAAATATTATAAAGAAATTCTTGGAAAAAAAGTAATCCGAAATTTAAAGAAGGGTGACAGACTTTCGTTAGATGATGTTAATCAATAA
- a CDS encoding class I SAM-dependent methyltransferase → MKLKEIDQSTHAESAKHVNSSPITYPDERLVAFLQRSFGDRDNNKTKNALDIGFGSGRHIQLLIDFCFKTYGIEYTEEAIAVTAKRFRSENSLQKLLLGDYRTYKFDVKFDLVIAWGLIFYSTYSEMQKDLIAMANAVNDNGRVILNFRTTENWFYGLGKEVDKNTYLLDERARAYKGYVYTFLSLDEIKTLISEVGLKIECIERIDLWKNQLEERNSWYICELSKK, encoded by the coding sequence ATGAAACTTAAAGAAATCGACCAGTCAACCCATGCTGAATCAGCCAAGCATGTAAATTCAAGCCCCATTACTTATCCTGATGAGAGATTAGTGGCTTTTTTACAGCGAAGTTTTGGAGATAGAGACAATAATAAAACAAAAAATGCCTTAGACATTGGATTTGGTTCGGGACGTCATATACAACTATTAATTGATTTTTGCTTTAAAACCTATGGGATTGAATATACTGAGGAAGCTATTGCTGTAACAGCAAAGAGGTTCAGAAGTGAAAATAGCCTGCAAAAATTATTATTGGGAGATTATAGAACATATAAATTTGATGTGAAGTTTGACCTTGTAATAGCTTGGGGACTTATATTTTACAGTACATATTCCGAAATGCAAAAAGATCTGATCGCAATGGCAAATGCTGTAAATGATAATGGCCGTGTGATTTTAAACTTCAGAACAACTGAAAATTGGTTTTATGGTCTTGGGAAAGAAGTAGATAAAAATACGTATTTGTTAGATGAAAGAGCTAGGGCTTATAAGGGTTACGTTTATACTTTTTTAAGTCTAGACGAGATAAAGACTTTAATTTCTGAAGTTGGGTTGAAAATCGAGTGTATAGAGAGGATTGATCTTTGGAAAAATCAATTAGAGGAGAGAAATTCATGGTACATTTGTGAGCTTTCAAAAAAATAG
- a CDS encoding acetyl-CoA carboxylase biotin carboxylase subunit family protein, translating into MNKIDTSSVWLLCIGAGSEQEGGIIAAKKMGYSVLAVDYNPDAVGFALADKYEVIDIKNKEAILAISKEFNIAGVIPVPLGRFLTSVGYINDALGLIGPSEKTCQICTDKAAFYDAVQGLNILVPAQTSYRNLKEAKDNVNIENSTPFVIKPTHGSGSRGVKVIMRTADWLELSDEIYQDGVLIEDFITGISLGIDGWVENNQVSVLCVREKKLTPLPYRVEYAFGAPMELPKIVQDKICVLMENAVRAIGLANGIFHADLILDPNNDVWLIEMAPRPSGLMISRNLVKRVTGVSILNVGLQIITNRPVEAKIQNHGSFVLQYIIPQNSKHKAVRFGIDEQSRPQYVIEYNSGLIANAHSTPTSMSDIIENGYFIVNGENLNSAFFNAKDFLKKLT; encoded by the coding sequence ATGAATAAAATTGATACATCTTCTGTTTGGTTATTGTGTATTGGTGCTGGGTCAGAGCAGGAAGGTGGAATTATTGCGGCAAAAAAAATGGGTTATAGCGTTTTGGCAGTTGATTATAATCCAGATGCTGTTGGTTTTGCTTTAGCAGATAAATACGAGGTTATTGATATTAAGAATAAGGAAGCAATTTTAGCTATAAGTAAAGAATTTAATATAGCGGGCGTTATTCCAGTACCTTTGGGGAGGTTTTTGACTTCCGTAGGATATATAAATGATGCTTTAGGGCTAATTGGACCTTCTGAAAAAACATGCCAAATTTGTACAGATAAAGCTGCATTTTATGATGCTGTTCAAGGTTTAAATATACTTGTACCTGCCCAAACTTCATATCGCAACCTAAAAGAAGCTAAAGATAATGTTAACATTGAAAATTCGACTCCTTTTGTGATAAAACCTACTCACGGATCTGGATCACGCGGTGTAAAAGTTATCATGAGAACTGCAGATTGGCTGGAATTGTCAGATGAAATTTATCAAGATGGCGTTCTTATTGAAGATTTCATTACCGGGATTTCTTTAGGGATTGATGGATGGGTGGAGAATAATCAGGTAAGTGTGCTATGCGTTAGAGAAAAGAAATTAACTCCGCTACCCTATCGGGTAGAATATGCTTTTGGAGCACCTATGGAACTTCCAAAAATAGTTCAAGATAAGATTTGTGTCCTCATGGAAAATGCGGTAAGGGCAATAGGGCTTGCAAATGGCATTTTTCATGCGGATCTTATTCTGGATCCAAATAATGATGTGTGGCTGATTGAGATGGCGCCCAGGCCTTCGGGACTAATGATCTCAAGGAATCTTGTGAAAAGGGTAACTGGGGTTTCAATATTGAATGTTGGCTTGCAAATAATTACAAATCGACCTGTTGAAGCTAAAATCCAAAACCATGGCTCATTTGTATTGCAATATATTATTCCTCAGAATTCTAAACATAAAGCTGTAAGATTTGGAATTGACGAACAATCTCGTCCTCAATATGTTATTGAATATAATTCTGGGTTAATTGCTAATGCGCATAGTACCCCCACCAGCATGTCTGATATAATAGAGAATGGATATTTTATTGTTAATGGTGAAAACTTAAATAGTGCATTTTTTAATGCCAAAGACTTTTTAAAAAAATTAACATAG
- the pseF gene encoding pseudaminic acid cytidylyltransferase yields the protein MTRLAIIPARGGSKRIPRKNIKDFLGKPIISYSIEAALKSNLFDEVMVSTDDEEIASIADSCGASVPFLRSNQNSDDFASTADVLKEVITYYEKNNRIFEYGCCIYPAAPLIASEKLTEAFQMMENSKFSTVFPVAEFSSPIQRALKVERAGVSNFFPTHMQTRTQDLERAYQDCGQFYFFKVQPFMERGFLQGENTGAIFLNDWEYQDIDNEHDWRIAEFKYQYFKQLKHE from the coding sequence ATGACTAGGCTAGCAATTATTCCGGCTCGTGGGGGTAGCAAACGTATTCCCCGAAAGAATATTAAGGATTTTTTAGGTAAGCCAATAATTAGTTATTCAATTGAGGCCGCCTTAAAATCCAATCTCTTTGATGAAGTAATGGTTTCAACGGATGACGAGGAAATTGCATCAATAGCGGACAGTTGTGGGGCAAGTGTTCCATTTTTGAGATCGAATCAGAATTCAGATGATTTTGCAAGCACCGCAGATGTTTTAAAAGAAGTAATAACTTATTATGAGAAAAACAATAGGATTTTTGAATACGGTTGTTGTATTTATCCTGCCGCACCTCTAATTGCTTCCGAGAAGTTGACGGAGGCATTTCAAATGATGGAGAATAGCAAATTCTCTACCGTATTTCCGGTTGCAGAATTTTCTTCTCCAATTCAAAGGGCGCTGAAGGTCGAAAGGGCGGGGGTTTCTAATTTCTTTCCGACACATATGCAGACAAGAACACAGGATCTAGAAAGAGCATATCAGGATTGTGGACAGTTTTATTTCTTTAAAGTACAGCCTTTTATGGAAAGAGGATTTTTACAGGGAGAGAATACTGGTGCTATTTTTCTTAATGATTGGGAATATCAAGATATTGACAATGAGCATGATTGGAGGATTGCCGAATTTAAATATCAATATTTTAAACAATTAAAACATGAATAA
- the pseC gene encoding UDP-4-amino-4,6-dideoxy-N-acetyl-beta-L-altrosamine transaminase, with protein sequence MKSIIIPYGRQDITEEDIQAVIHTLKSDYLTQGPKIAEFEHAFAEYVGAKYAVAVSNGTAALHLCTLALDVKEGDKVITTPITFAASANCVRYCGGEVVFGDIDPTTYLLDIHSVRVLLESSPKGTYKGIIPVDFAGRAIDLEAFKTLANEYGLWIIEDACHAPGGYFIDSKGGRQTCGNGINADLAIFSFHPVKHIASGEGGMITTNDRHLYDKLLQLRTHGIVKSEDAYTNNIEFAGGINSYPGWYMEMQMLGYNYRLTDFQAALGISQLKRAEDGLEKRKAIAAVYFEAFDGKEFIKGQSAVVDGHAYHLYILEVENRLGLYNYLKEQNIFAQIHYIPCHLMPYYRERGWEEGDRLFAETFYKHCISLPMYPTLTREEQQFVIDKILTFYND encoded by the coding sequence ATGAAAAGTATAATTATTCCTTACGGTAGGCAGGACATAACCGAAGAAGATATTCAGGCAGTAATCCATACTTTGAAGTCTGATTATCTTACACAGGGTCCTAAAATAGCAGAGTTTGAACACGCATTTGCAGAGTATGTTGGAGCAAAATATGCCGTAGCAGTTTCAAATGGAACGGCAGCTTTGCATTTATGTACATTGGCCTTAGATGTGAAAGAAGGGGATAAAGTTATAACTACACCTATTACATTTGCTGCTTCAGCAAACTGTGTGCGATATTGTGGCGGTGAGGTTGTGTTTGGGGACATTGATCCTACTACTTATTTGTTAGATATCCATTCTGTGAGGGTACTTTTAGAGTCTTCGCCAAAAGGAACATATAAAGGAATTATACCCGTCGATTTTGCAGGAAGAGCAATTGATTTGGAGGCGTTTAAAACATTAGCTAACGAATATGGCTTATGGATCATTGAAGATGCTTGCCATGCCCCTGGTGGATATTTTATCGATTCAAAAGGCGGTAGGCAAACCTGCGGGAATGGTATTAATGCAGATCTTGCAATCTTTTCATTTCACCCAGTAAAACACATAGCCTCTGGAGAAGGAGGCATGATAACGACTAATGATAGGCATTTATATGATAAACTTTTACAGCTTCGTACCCATGGGATTGTAAAATCTGAAGATGCTTATACTAATAATATTGAGTTTGCCGGAGGAATAAATTCTTATCCTGGATGGTATATGGAGATGCAGATGCTGGGGTATAACTATCGGTTAACTGACTTTCAGGCAGCCCTGGGGATTAGCCAACTGAAAAGAGCCGAAGATGGGCTCGAAAAAAGAAAGGCGATTGCGGCGGTTTATTTTGAAGCTTTTGATGGTAAAGAATTTATCAAGGGACAATCGGCAGTTGTCGATGGACACGCTTACCATCTCTACATTTTGGAGGTGGAAAATCGTCTTGGCCTTTATAATTATCTTAAAGAACAAAATATCTTTGCTCAGATTCATTATATACCCTGTCATCTCATGCCATATTACAGGGAGCGAGGATGGGAAGAAGGCGATCGCCTGTTTGCAGAAACTTTTTATAAACATTGCATCAGTCTGCCAATGTATCCAACATTAACCAGAGAAGAGCAGCAATTTGTGATTGATAAAATATTAACCTTTTATAATGACTAG
- the pseB gene encoding UDP-N-acetylglucosamine 4,6-dehydratase (inverting): MLNLDKKQVLITGGTGSLGKALTRRILAQWPNISRLVIYSRDEQKQFEMAQEFPNHLYPQVRFFIGDVRDSERLIRAFRGIDYVIHAAAMKHVPIAEYNPMECVKTNINGAENVINAALDSAIKKVVALSTDKAAAPINLYGATKLASDKLFVAANNIKGDNPIVFSVVRYGNVMGSNGSVIPFFLKKKKEGVLPITVPNMTRFNISLDGGVDMVLHALETAWGGEIFVPKIPSYRILDVATAIGPNCEHKIVGIRPGEKIHEEMITESDSFFTYDLGKYYAILPQRAKWNLEHFVEEFNAKKVEEGFKYNSGENTEWETIESLRILIKEHVDPTFES; the protein is encoded by the coding sequence ATGTTAAATTTAGATAAGAAACAAGTTTTAATCACAGGCGGTACAGGATCTTTGGGCAAGGCACTTACCAGAAGGATACTAGCTCAATGGCCAAATATATCACGGTTAGTAATTTATTCGCGGGATGAACAAAAGCAATTTGAAATGGCCCAGGAGTTTCCTAATCATTTATATCCACAAGTGAGGTTCTTTATTGGTGATGTTAGAGATTCAGAACGTCTTATACGGGCATTTAGAGGAATAGACTATGTTATTCACGCTGCTGCAATGAAACATGTCCCAATTGCAGAATATAATCCTATGGAGTGTGTAAAAACAAATATAAATGGAGCTGAAAATGTGATAAATGCAGCGCTAGATAGTGCCATTAAGAAAGTAGTGGCACTATCTACGGATAAAGCTGCAGCACCTATAAATTTATATGGAGCTACGAAATTGGCATCTGATAAACTTTTTGTTGCAGCTAACAATATAAAAGGAGATAATCCGATAGTGTTTTCAGTAGTAAGATATGGAAATGTTATGGGGTCAAATGGATCAGTTATTCCTTTTTTTCTTAAGAAGAAGAAGGAAGGAGTTCTACCTATTACTGTGCCCAATATGACGCGATTTAACATTTCCCTAGACGGTGGCGTGGACATGGTTCTTCATGCATTAGAAACAGCATGGGGAGGAGAGATATTTGTTCCCAAAATTCCATCATATAGAATATTGGATGTTGCTACAGCTATCGGGCCTAATTGTGAACATAAAATTGTTGGTATTAGACCAGGTGAAAAAATTCATGAAGAAATGATTACAGAATCAGATTCTTTTTTCACCTATGATTTAGGCAAATATTATGCTATTTTACCTCAGAGAGCAAAGTGGAATCTGGAACATTTCGTTGAAGAATTTAATGCTAAAAAGGTTGAAGAAGGATTTAAATACAATTCTGGTGAAAATACTGAGTGGGAAACCATAGAGAGTTTAAGAATTTTGATTAAAGAACATGTAGACCCAACATTTGAGAGCTAA
- a CDS encoding lipopolysaccharide biosynthesis protein, with protein MEEKVKENNEISLKDLILKFRELFRYLLSKWAVILCYGIIGGVLGFTYGWFNKPVYSAATTFVLEEGDKGGGIGQYAGLASMVGIDLGGSSGGSIFQGDNILELYKSRTMITKTLLTPAEYAGKAQLLIDRYIDFNQLREGWAKRPELKDIEFRNSSQFTRLQDSVLGAIVNDINKNYLIVDKPDKKLNIIKAEVKAKDEFFAKSFNEQIVKNVNDFYIQTKTKKSLLNIGVLQRKTDSVRTVMNGAIYTGAVATDATPNLNLARQAQRTIPVQRSQFSVEANKAMLSELVKNLELSKIALNRETPLIQVIDKPIFPLQKEKTGKIKGLILGGFIFVFSASLFLLIRKIFRDIMN; from the coding sequence ATGGAAGAAAAAGTAAAAGAAAATAACGAGATTTCATTAAAGGATCTTATCCTTAAATTTCGTGAGTTGTTTAGATATCTTTTATCTAAATGGGCGGTTATTCTTTGTTATGGTATAATAGGTGGAGTTTTAGGATTTACCTATGGATGGTTTAATAAGCCTGTTTATTCAGCCGCAACGACTTTTGTTTTAGAGGAAGGTGATAAGGGTGGTGGGATAGGACAATATGCTGGTTTGGCTTCGATGGTTGGTATTGACCTTGGTGGCAGTAGTGGTGGAAGTATATTTCAGGGTGATAATATTTTGGAATTGTATAAATCTAGAACAATGATTACCAAGACCTTGTTGACTCCGGCTGAGTATGCTGGGAAAGCACAGTTATTAATTGATAGATATATTGATTTCAATCAATTAAGAGAGGGGTGGGCTAAGAGACCAGAATTGAAAGATATTGAATTCAGAAATAGCTCACAATTTACTCGCTTACAGGACAGTGTACTTGGGGCAATTGTAAATGATATTAATAAGAATTATTTGATTGTTGATAAACCAGATAAGAAGTTAAATATTATTAAGGCAGAAGTTAAAGCCAAGGATGAATTCTTTGCAAAAAGTTTTAACGAACAAATTGTAAAGAATGTAAATGACTTTTATATCCAAACAAAAACCAAGAAATCATTGCTAAATATAGGTGTTCTTCAAAGAAAGACAGATTCTGTTCGAACCGTAATGAATGGTGCTATTTATACTGGGGCAGTGGCAACAGATGCAACACCAAACTTAAATCTTGCACGCCAGGCTCAGCGTACAATTCCAGTACAACGCTCACAATTCAGTGTTGAGGCTAATAAAGCCATGTTAAGTGAGTTAGTTAAAAATTTAGAACTTTCCAAGATAGCTTTGAATAGAGAGACCCCATTAATTCAGGTGATTGATAAACCCATTTTTCCTTTACAGAAGGAAAAAACAGGAAAGATTAAAGGTTTGATATTAGGGGGATTTATTTTTGTTTTCTCTGCCAGTCTATTTTTATTGATAAGAAAGATATTCAGGGATATAATGAATTAA
- a CDS encoding SLBB domain-containing protein, which translates to MKFKKIFTILLFFFAIVLSQTAFSQTNYADVKVDDLTDTQIRQLIQRAESVGYNDAQLEQMAAAQGMNATEIEKLRLRVEKIRKQDGGQGNDKSDNNGANKNQQNGNELDRSRGFDKQNLRDTAKNNNKKTDLNGNLKDKKTLEEEKLEEMKKLFEGLKPKIFGEDLFKNDNMTFEPNLRMATPKSYVIGPDDELLIDLSGDNEANYKLKVSPDGTIRLQYVGLISVGGLTIEQAISKIRSSMASTYPSLKSGRTSVAITLGNIRSIKITVIGEVVKPGSYTVPSLFTVFNALYESGGPNRNGSFRKIQVVRNNKVVSTIDVYDFLLNGIQKNNIRLQDQDVINVPVYQTRVEMSGEVKRPALYEALNTETLEDMVRFAGGFSNDAYTAQIKVLQKTNKERKITDVQADDYNKYNPLNGDKYVVEAILDRFENRVEISGAVFRPGQFELDENLTLTQLIAKADGLKEDAFLNRGYISRLNADNSLSLLSFDVAKVLGGTQADIKLQREDKVTISSIFDLREEYKVTIQGEVREPGTFEYGDNMNLEALIQMAGGFKEGATPNRIEISRRIKNSDATSASAQTAEVFTVNVDQNLKIQEKDFTLKPFDIVSIRSSESYQVQRQVKVEGEVLYPGTYTITKKDERISDIIKRAGGLSPLAYVEGASLKRTGGAEARAADSLERRKEEKEKLMNLQRLKQTGAKDTTTIEKDLQVLRSDLVGIDLERILKKPLSRNDLIVEDGDVIRVPKELQTVRVTGEVLKPNSIVYIKGRSFKGYVDGAGGFSYNAYKRGAYIVYSNGSVAAAKKFLFFNNYPQVKPGAEIFVPKRAEREKIGIQGIVGISTAIASLAAIFITLLK; encoded by the coding sequence ATGAAGTTTAAAAAAATATTTACAATACTACTTTTCTTTTTTGCCATTGTTCTTTCTCAAACGGCATTTTCGCAAACCAATTATGCGGATGTAAAAGTAGATGACCTTACAGATACCCAAATCAGGCAATTAATCCAGAGAGCAGAGTCAGTAGGCTACAATGATGCACAGTTAGAGCAGATGGCAGCCGCTCAGGGCATGAATGCCACTGAAATTGAGAAACTCCGGCTAAGGGTAGAGAAGATCAGGAAACAGGATGGTGGTCAGGGTAATGATAAGTCAGATAACAATGGCGCTAATAAAAACCAGCAAAATGGAAATGAGTTGGATAGAAGCAGGGGTTTTGATAAACAAAACTTGCGCGATACTGCCAAAAACAACAATAAAAAGACCGATTTAAACGGTAACCTGAAAGATAAAAAGACCCTGGAAGAGGAAAAGCTTGAGGAGATGAAAAAGCTTTTTGAAGGGCTTAAACCAAAAATATTTGGTGAAGACTTGTTTAAAAATGATAACATGACTTTTGAACCAAATCTTCGTATGGCTACACCAAAAAGTTATGTAATTGGCCCTGATGATGAATTGTTGATCGACTTAAGTGGCGATAATGAAGCTAATTATAAGCTTAAGGTAAGTCCTGATGGTACTATCCGTTTGCAATATGTCGGCTTAATATCGGTTGGTGGCTTAACTATTGAACAGGCCATTTCTAAAATTCGCTCAAGCATGGCCAGCACTTACCCAAGTTTAAAATCCGGCCGAACCAGCGTTGCTATTACACTAGGCAATATCAGAAGCATTAAAATAACGGTAATAGGAGAAGTGGTTAAGCCAGGTTCATATACAGTTCCTTCGTTATTTACGGTATTTAATGCACTATATGAATCAGGAGGGCCAAACAGAAATGGATCATTCCGTAAAATTCAGGTAGTAAGGAACAATAAAGTAGTATCTACTATTGATGTTTATGATTTTCTTTTAAACGGAATCCAGAAAAACAACATCAGGCTTCAGGATCAGGATGTGATCAATGTACCGGTTTATCAAACAAGGGTTGAAATGTCTGGCGAGGTTAAGCGCCCGGCATTGTATGAAGCTTTAAATACAGAGACTTTAGAAGACATGGTCCGCTTTGCAGGTGGTTTCTCTAATGATGCCTATACTGCGCAGATCAAGGTACTTCAAAAAACAAATAAAGAGCGTAAAATCACCGATGTGCAAGCTGATGATTACAATAAGTATAACCCATTGAACGGCGACAAATATGTTGTGGAGGCTATTTTGGATCGCTTTGAAAACAGGGTAGAGATTTCAGGTGCTGTTTTTCGTCCTGGACAGTTTGAGCTTGACGAGAACTTGACCTTAACACAGCTGATTGCTAAGGCTGATGGTTTAAAAGAAGATGCATTTTTAAACAGGGGATACATCTCAAGGTTAAATGCCGACAATAGCTTATCACTTTTATCATTTGATGTGGCGAAAGTATTGGGCGGTACACAGGCAGATATTAAGTTGCAGCGAGAGGATAAGGTAACCATTTCTTCAATATTTGATTTAAGGGAAGAGTATAAGGTGACGATTCAGGGTGAAGTTAGGGAGCCTGGTACTTTTGAGTATGGCGACAATATGAATCTTGAGGCTTTGATTCAAATGGCAGGTGGCTTTAAAGAAGGAGCGACGCCTAATCGTATTGAAATTTCCAGAAGGATTAAAAATAGCGATGCGACTTCGGCATCTGCACAGACAGCAGAGGTGTTTACGGTGAATGTTGATCAGAACCTGAAAATTCAGGAGAAGGATTTTACATTAAAACCATTTGATATTGTTTCAATCCGTAGTTCCGAAAGCTATCAGGTGCAAAGACAAGTAAAAGTGGAAGGAGAGGTGCTTTATCCGGGAACTTATACCATTACTAAAAAGGACGAACGCATTTCTGACATTATAAAAAGGGCAGGAGGGCTAAGTCCTTTGGCTTATGTAGAGGGAGCATCTTTAAAACGGACGGGTGGAGCTGAGGCAAGAGCAGCAGATAGCTTGGAGAGAAGAAAGGAAGAGAAGGAAAAATTGATGAATTTGCAACGTTTGAAACAGACCGGTGCCAAAGATACAACAACTATAGAAAAAGACTTGCAGGTTTTGCGCAGTGACTTGGTAGGGATTGATTTAGAGCGAATTTTAAAGAAACCATTATCTAGAAATGATTTGATTGTTGAAGATGGAGATGTAATTCGCGTTCCCAAAGAACTGCAAACAGTAAGAGTTACTGGAGAGGTTTTGAAACCCAATAGTATAGTCTACATTAAGGGAAGAAGCTTTAAGGGCTATGTTGATGGTGCCGGAGGGTTTAGTTATAATGCCTATAAGAGGGGTGCATATATTGTATATTCAAATGGATCTGTTGCTGCTGCAAAGAAGTTTTTATTTTTTAATAATTATCCGCAGGTTAAACCAGGTGCGGAGATTTTTGTTCCCAAACGTGCGGAGAGGGAGAAAATAGGTATTCAAGGTATTGTAGGAATATCTACTGCAATAGCATCGCTGGCAGCGATTTTTATAACCTTACTTAAATAG